A region of Micromonospora chokoriensis DNA encodes the following proteins:
- a CDS encoding DUF5318 domain-containing protein has translation MRTQRQVVDYSLQKRAVLRELLAGRVGTYDVCDASPYLKNAARFHGEPTDRRCPICRSENLTLVHYIYGDELKQSAGQARTLTELPVLAMTLREFQVFVVEVCLGCDWNHLVEQYLLGRDGLAGDNEGIGEQDVAAEGAGRRRREAQR, from the coding sequence ATGCGTACGCAGCGCCAGGTCGTCGACTACTCGCTCCAGAAGCGAGCAGTGCTGCGTGAGCTCCTGGCCGGCCGGGTCGGCACGTACGACGTCTGCGACGCATCGCCGTACCTGAAGAACGCCGCCCGCTTCCACGGTGAGCCGACCGACCGGCGCTGTCCGATCTGCCGGAGCGAGAATCTGACTCTCGTCCACTACATTTACGGCGACGAACTCAAGCAGTCCGCCGGGCAGGCCCGGACACTCACGGAGTTGCCCGTGCTGGCGATGACGCTGCGTGAGTTCCAGGTCTTCGTGGTGGAGGTGTGCCTCGGTTGTGACTGGAACCATCTCGTCGAGCAGTACCTGCTCGGCCGGGACGGTCTGGCCGGCGACAACGAGGGCATCGGCGAGCAGGATGTGGCGGCCGAAGGCGCAGGTCGGCGGAGGCGAGAGGCGCAACGGTGA
- a CDS encoding transglycosylase domain-containing protein yields MNSYGDPSSARGRAQYPGPDGDPGPGAANAYGRSGGDSRAGGWSASEGGAATPGRASVTPRPTGGRATVGGSASVPPRGTAAAAGSAAVGSATPGRSGRASVPVSPAPGAAAGRAGAGRASVPVSPAPGAPAGRAAVGAAAVGAASVGTASAGRASVGSASVGGRAAVARASVSPVSGGPGGPGGPNGPGRSGRGAGDPGAAARAKKRKRMNLLIAAFAAFIMLAGVGVVGFTYYSTNVVMPDELPLPLSTTVYAKDGKTALAKLGSENRTFVTINQIPKHVQDAVAAAEDRNFYRHSGVDYKGIVRAGWNNISGGDKQGASTITQQYARNAFENLQDDTYGRKVKEAILASKLNDAYSKPEIMQHYLNVIYFGRGAYGIEAAAQTYFGKSAKDLSVGEGAVLAAVIKQPVASDTHRGFDPAVNPTDAKARWDYVISGMKKERWVDAPDRPASPTEYPKVLPPKKGGNGFGVDSPRGNVINYVRQEMDAMGLCSDSGAEGKVSCVDALRDGGYRITTTIDPKLQAAAENTAMQSKKGSELHDQPKNLMAAVVSIDPKKGRVLAYYGGDSGADFDYAGKNTDKNGDLTGGHQPGSSMKVYTLAAAIEAGISVKSHWDPTPYKPEGSKVAIGNAGRTNLKCGKWCTLEESTIQSYNVPFYWVADTIGAGKVVDMARKAGVTTMWGVDPPQAFDLSKKGPNPFDNYTAFGKYPITVFDHANAMATFANDGKYIKAHFVLKVEQQEKDTGKWKVVGSERIKPEQRIPKKVTDEVTGVLKQIPGAGSNNMSLESGRQAAAKTGTWEYDNKDNAHAWTVGYTPQNATAVWVGSRDPRKPQIRLTGGKAIGGSTLPGPIWEKFMNAALKGQEEIPLPTVTGDGDVTKGNGKEPAPPPPPTNPGGPPCDPLTDPFCPRGGLPGGNPGGNPGGNPGGNPGGPGGGGGGGLLPSLPPNRD; encoded by the coding sequence ATGAACTCGTACGGCGATCCCAGTTCTGCGCGCGGGCGGGCCCAGTACCCGGGCCCGGACGGTGACCCCGGACCCGGCGCGGCCAACGCGTACGGCCGATCCGGCGGTGACTCCCGCGCGGGTGGCTGGTCGGCCTCGGAGGGCGGCGCGGCAACTCCGGGCCGTGCCTCAGTGACACCGCGGCCCACCGGTGGACGGGCCACTGTCGGCGGATCCGCCTCGGTTCCGCCGCGTGGCACCGCTGCGGCGGCCGGTTCGGCAGCGGTGGGTTCGGCGACCCCGGGGCGCTCCGGGCGGGCGTCGGTGCCGGTGTCGCCGGCACCGGGTGCGGCCGCCGGACGCGCCGGCGCGGGCCGGGCCTCGGTGCCCGTGTCCCCGGCGCCCGGCGCGCCGGCGGGTCGGGCCGCTGTCGGTGCCGCCGCCGTCGGTGCGGCCTCGGTCGGCACCGCCTCGGCGGGCCGGGCCAGTGTCGGGTCCGCGTCGGTGGGTGGCCGTGCCGCCGTCGCGCGGGCGAGCGTCTCACCGGTCTCCGGTGGTCCAGGTGGTCCCGGTGGACCCAACGGGCCGGGGCGGAGCGGCCGGGGCGCGGGTGACCCGGGTGCCGCGGCGCGGGCGAAGAAGCGTAAGCGGATGAACCTGCTGATCGCCGCGTTCGCGGCCTTCATCATGCTCGCCGGCGTCGGGGTGGTCGGCTTCACCTACTACTCGACCAACGTGGTCATGCCCGACGAGCTGCCGCTGCCGCTGTCCACCACGGTCTACGCCAAGGACGGCAAGACCGCGCTGGCCAAGCTGGGCAGCGAGAACCGCACCTTCGTCACCATCAACCAGATCCCGAAGCACGTCCAGGACGCGGTGGCGGCAGCCGAGGACCGGAACTTCTACCGGCACTCGGGCGTCGACTACAAGGGCATCGTCCGGGCGGGTTGGAACAACATCTCCGGCGGCGACAAGCAGGGTGCCTCGACGATCACCCAGCAGTACGCCCGAAACGCGTTCGAGAACCTCCAGGACGACACGTACGGCCGGAAGGTGAAGGAGGCCATCCTCGCCTCCAAGCTGAACGACGCGTACAGCAAGCCGGAGATCATGCAGCACTACCTCAACGTGATCTACTTCGGCCGCGGTGCCTACGGCATCGAGGCCGCGGCGCAGACCTACTTCGGCAAGTCCGCGAAGGACCTCAGCGTGGGCGAGGGCGCGGTGCTCGCGGCGGTGATCAAGCAGCCGGTGGCGAGCGACACCCACCGAGGGTTCGACCCGGCGGTCAACCCGACCGACGCCAAGGCGCGGTGGGACTACGTGATCAGCGGCATGAAGAAGGAACGCTGGGTGGACGCCCCCGACCGGCCCGCGTCGCCCACCGAGTACCCCAAGGTGCTGCCGCCGAAGAAGGGCGGTAACGGGTTCGGTGTGGACAGCCCTCGGGGCAACGTCATCAACTACGTCCGTCAGGAGATGGACGCGATGGGCCTCTGCTCCGACTCCGGGGCGGAGGGCAAGGTGAGCTGCGTCGACGCGCTGCGCGACGGCGGCTACCGGATCACCACCACCATCGACCCGAAGCTGCAGGCCGCCGCCGAGAACACCGCGATGCAGTCGAAGAAGGGTTCCGAGCTCCACGACCAGCCGAAGAACCTGATGGCGGCTGTGGTGTCGATCGACCCGAAGAAGGGCCGGGTGCTCGCCTACTACGGCGGTGACAGCGGCGCCGACTTCGACTACGCCGGCAAGAACACCGACAAGAACGGTGACCTGACCGGTGGGCACCAGCCGGGCTCGTCGATGAAGGTCTACACCCTGGCCGCCGCTATCGAGGCAGGCATCTCGGTCAAGTCGCACTGGGACCCCACGCCGTACAAGCCCGAGGGCTCCAAGGTCGCGATCGGTAACGCCGGCCGCACCAACCTCAAGTGCGGCAAGTGGTGCACCCTCGAAGAGTCGACGATCCAGTCGTACAACGTGCCGTTCTACTGGGTCGCCGACACGATCGGCGCCGGCAAGGTGGTCGACATGGCCCGCAAGGCCGGCGTCACCACCATGTGGGGCGTCGACCCGCCGCAGGCCTTCGACCTGTCGAAGAAGGGCCCCAACCCGTTCGACAACTACACCGCCTTCGGCAAATACCCGATCACGGTGTTCGACCACGCCAACGCCATGGCGACGTTCGCCAACGACGGCAAGTACATCAAGGCCCACTTCGTCCTCAAGGTCGAGCAGCAGGAGAAGGACACCGGTAAGTGGAAGGTGGTCGGCAGCGAGCGCATCAAGCCCGAGCAGCGGATCCCCAAGAAGGTCACCGACGAGGTCACCGGCGTCCTGAAGCAGATCCCCGGGGCCGGGTCGAACAACATGTCGCTGGAGAGCGGCCGCCAGGCCGCCGCCAAGACCGGCACCTGGGAGTACGACAACAAGGACAACGCGCACGCCTGGACGGTCGGCTACACGCCGCAGAACGCCACAGCGGTGTGGGTGGGCAGTCGGGACCCGAGAAAGCCGCAGATCCGTCTCACCGGCGGCAAGGCCATCGGCGGCTCGACGCTCCCCGGCCCGATCTGGGAGAAGTTCATGAACGCCGCCCTCAAGGGCCAGGAGGAGATCCCCCTGCCCACCGTCACCGGCGACGGTGACGTCACCAAGGGCAACGGCAAGGAGCCGGCGCCGCCACCGCCGCCGACCAACCCGGGCGGTCCGCCGTGTGACCCGCTCACCGATCCGTTCTGCCCGCGCGGCGGTCTCCCCGGCGGCAACCCGGGAGGCAACCCCGGCGGGAACCCAGGTGGTAATCCCGGTGGACCCGGGGGCGGTGGTGGTGGCGGATTGCTGCCCAGCCTGCCACCGAACCGGGACTGA
- a CDS encoding glycosyltransferase family 87 protein codes for MSTQSTPGIDDAGTTDHPSRSDGFVRGMSSAIGGPLGDHATALDRPAGHERRFWTAVRIVLALTCLTLALHWVQKSPCQDGAWQNNVQYTRFCYTDVLALYYAEGLNEGKVPYRDHPVEYPVLTGYFMGALGLPVHAVGVDDPSINQGQWFYNLNALVLGALAVATVAVILSLRRRRPWDAALFALAPALVLTATVNWDLLAIGLAAFGLLAWARKRPAVAGVLLGLAGAAKLWPLFLLGPILVLALRADRIRAALVATGTAIAAVVLVNLPAARAYPENWDRFFELNTTRPIDWGTLWYIGRYLDGKIGNDPAQLGPFEWLNANIPTLNTVSYALFGLACLGVAVLALRAPRRPRLAQLAFLVVAAFLIFSKVWSQQFVLWLLPLVVLARPKWGAFLAWQIAEVCYFVAFYGELLGAATSRPVFPEGVFVLASTFRLTTVVVLCVLIVKEILHPERDAVRATYQDDPDGGVLDGAPDAPWLDRWRLPAKSEPAREPATTT; via the coding sequence ATGAGCACCCAGTCGACGCCCGGCATCGACGACGCCGGTACCACCGACCACCCGTCACGCTCCGACGGATTCGTCCGGGGCATGTCCAGCGCGATCGGCGGGCCGCTGGGCGACCACGCGACAGCGCTGGACCGACCGGCCGGCCACGAACGTCGCTTCTGGACCGCCGTCCGGATCGTGCTGGCGCTGACCTGCCTCACGCTCGCACTGCACTGGGTGCAGAAGTCGCCCTGTCAGGACGGCGCCTGGCAGAACAACGTCCAGTACACGCGGTTCTGCTACACCGACGTCCTGGCTCTTTACTACGCCGAAGGGCTCAACGAGGGCAAGGTGCCCTACCGCGACCACCCCGTCGAGTACCCGGTGCTGACCGGCTACTTCATGGGGGCCCTGGGCCTGCCGGTGCACGCCGTCGGTGTCGACGATCCGAGCATCAACCAGGGTCAGTGGTTCTACAACCTCAACGCACTGGTGCTGGGAGCACTCGCGGTGGCCACCGTGGCGGTGATCCTGTCCCTTCGTCGCCGACGACCCTGGGACGCCGCGTTGTTCGCGCTGGCCCCGGCGCTGGTGCTCACCGCCACCGTCAACTGGGACCTGCTCGCCATCGGGCTGGCCGCCTTCGGGCTGTTGGCCTGGGCCCGGAAACGGCCAGCGGTGGCAGGTGTGCTGCTCGGGCTCGCCGGTGCGGCGAAACTGTGGCCGCTGTTCCTCCTCGGGCCGATCCTCGTCCTGGCGTTGCGCGCCGACCGGATCCGCGCCGCGCTCGTCGCCACCGGTACGGCGATCGCCGCCGTGGTGCTGGTGAACCTGCCGGCCGCACGCGCGTACCCGGAGAACTGGGACCGCTTCTTCGAGTTGAACACCACCCGGCCCATCGACTGGGGCACGCTCTGGTACATCGGGCGGTACCTGGACGGCAAAATCGGCAACGACCCCGCTCAGCTCGGCCCGTTCGAGTGGCTGAACGCCAACATCCCCACGCTCAACACCGTCTCGTACGCGCTGTTCGGGCTGGCCTGCCTCGGTGTCGCCGTGCTGGCGCTGCGCGCGCCGCGCCGCCCGCGACTGGCGCAGCTCGCCTTCCTGGTGGTCGCGGCGTTCCTCATCTTCAGCAAGGTCTGGTCCCAGCAGTTCGTGCTGTGGCTGCTGCCGCTGGTGGTGCTCGCCCGTCCGAAGTGGGGTGCCTTCCTGGCCTGGCAGATCGCCGAGGTCTGCTACTTCGTCGCCTTCTACGGGGAACTGCTCGGGGCGGCGACCAGTCGCCCGGTCTTCCCGGAGGGGGTGTTCGTGCTGGCCTCGACCTTCCGGCTGACCACGGTGGTGGTGCTCTGCGTGCTGATCGTCAAGGAGATCCTGCACCCCGAGCGGGACGCGGTGCGGGCGACCTACCAGGACGACCCCGACGGTGGCGTGCTCGACGGCGCACCCGACGCCCCCTGGCTGGACCGCTGGCGCCTCCCCGCGAAAAGCGAACCCGCACGAGAGCCAGCAACCACCACCTGA